In Luteipulveratus mongoliensis, the DNA window CACTGATGCGGCGGGCTCGATCGCGGCGAGCCTGCAGCAGCTCGGCCCGCCTCCCGGCGAACGCGCCGTCGAGCGCAGCGACGAAGGCCACCGCCTCGGGGGTCAGGATCGTCTCGAATCGCGGGTGCATGGTGCCGCGGATCGTCGTAGTCATGATGTGCCTCCTTCGCTTGTCGTTCGTCCGGTGTGTGAAAAGAACCTGGGCCCCCGCGGCCGGAGCCAGGTGACCGCGGGGACCCAGGTGGTACGTACGGAGTGAGCTCAGGTCAGAACTGAGCGTTCTCCGTCGAGCCCTTCAGCGCCGTGGTGGAGCTGTTGGGGTCGATCGCGGTCGCGACGGCGTCGAAGTAGCCGGCGCCGACCTCGCGCTGGTGCTTGGTCGCGGTGTAACCACGGTCCTCGCTGGCGAACTCGCGCTCCTGCAGCTCGACGTACGCCTTCATCTGCTCACGGGCGTAGCCGTGGGCCAGGTCGAACATCGAGTAGTTCAGGGCGTGGAAGCCGGCCAGGGTGATGAACTGGAACTTGAAGCCCATCGCGCCGAGCTCGTTCTGGAACTTGGCGATCGTGGCGTCGTCCAGGTGCTTCTTCCAGTTGAACGACGGCGAGCAGTTGTACGCCAGCATCTGATCGGGGAAGTCGGCGTGGACGGCCTCGGCGAACTGCTTCGCGAGCTCGAGGTCCGGGGTGCCGGTCTCCATCCAGATGAGGTCGGCGTACGGCGCGTAGGCCTTGGCCCGGGCGATGCACGGCTCGATGCCGTTCTTCACCTTGTAGAAGCCCTCAGTGGTGCGCTCACCGGTGATGAACGGCTTGTCGCGGTCGTCGACATCGGTCGTGATCAGGGTCGCGGCCTCGGCGTCGGTACGAGCGATGATCAGCGACGGCACGTCGGAGACGTCAGCGGCCAGACGCGCGGCGTTGAGCGTGCGCACGTGCTGCTGGGTCGGGATGAGCACCTTGCCACCGAGGTGGCCGCACTTCTTCTCGGACGCGAGCTGGTCCTCCCAGTGCACGCCCGAGGCGCCGGAGGCGATCATCGACTTCATCAGCTCGTACGCGTTCAGCACGCCACCGAAGCCGGCCTCGGCATCCGCGACGATCGGCACGACCCACTCGTCGACCGACTTGTTGCCCTCGGCGTACTCGATCTGGTCCGCACGCAGCAGCGCGTTGTTGATGCGACGCACGACGGCCGGCACGGAGTTGGCCGGGTAGATCGACTGGTCCGGGTAGGTCTGACCCGAGAGGTTGGCGTCACCGGCGACCTGCCAGCCGGACAGGTAGATGGCCTTGAGGCCGGCCTTGACCTGCTGGACGGCCTGGTTGCCCGTCAGCGCGCCCAGCGCGTTGACGTAGTCCTCGGTGTGCAGCTTGGTCCACAGCTGCTCGGCGCCGCGGCGAGCCAGGGTGTACTCCTCCTGGACGCTGCCGCGCAGCTTGACGACGTCGGCGGCGGAGTAGTCGCGCTTGAGGCCCTTCCACCGCTCGTTGGTGTCCCAGTCCTTCTGGATCTCGGCGGCCGCTGTCGACCGCGGGTCCAGGCCCTGCTCGCTCAGCTGCGGGGTCTCGGTAGTGGAGGTCATGGCTCCTCGTCAGTCCTTTCGGTGCCGGCCACATGGGCCGGTTTGCCCTTCGATGTCACATGCGCCGGTCGCCGCGTTCGGCGTCCTGCGTTGCCCACACTCTGGCCGACTGGAACTGACAAGTAGCCACCCTTGCACTGTAAAGATCTGCGTTTCTTTCGTTAATGTGACGATATGTCCCACCTTTCACCCCGACACCAGGCAGACTCACGTGTCATGAACCGCGCTTCTTCGCAGGTGGCCCCATCCACTGGTCGCCTCACCCAGCCTCGGTCTGCGGTCGTCCCTGACGAGTCCCGCAAGCCCGCGCCGGACGCCCTGACGATCGGTCGCCGGCTGCGACATGTGCGGCAGGAGTCAGGTCAGACGCTGGGCGAGGTCGCGGAGTCGGTGGGCATGTCCGCATCCGCCCTGTCGCTCATCGAGAACGGCAAGCGCGAGCCGCGGCTGTCCATGCTGACGGCCCTCGCGGAGGCCCTCGATGCCCCGCTGGCGGACCTGCTGGCGACGGCGCCGCCGAGCCGGCGCGCGGCCTTGGAGATCCGCCTGGAGCGCGCGCAGCGTGCCGACTCCTACCAGCACCTGGGACTGCCGGCGGTCAAGATCGGCCCGCGGCTGCCGATGGAGGCCCTGGAGGCGCTCGTCGGGATGCACGAGGCGATGGCTGCGGTGCAGGCCGAGCGGGCGGCGACCCCCGAGCACGCGCGGATGGCCAACGCCGAGCTGCGCGAGCGGATGCGCGCCGCCGACAACTACTTCGGTGAGATCGAGGCCGCTGCGGCGGACCTGCTGTCAGCGATCAAGCACCCCGGGGGTCCGATCAGTCGCGCCTCGGTCGATCGGCTGGCCGGCCACCTCGGCTACAGCCTGGTCCATATCTCCGACCTGCCAGGGTCGACGCGGACCGTCACGGACATGACCCACAAGCGGGTCTACCTCCCTCAGCCGGAGGCCGGTCAGCACGACTCGAGGTCGTTGGCGCTGCAGGCGATCGGGCACCTGGTGCTGGGTCACCAGGTGCCGGCGGACTACGCCGAGTTCCTGTCGCAACGCGTCGAGATCAACTACTTCGCGGCAGCGCTGCTGATGCCCGAGCAGGACGCCGTTGCGCGTCTTCAGGAGGCCAAGCAGTCCAAGGACATCGCGATCGAGGACCTGCGCGACGCCTTCGCGGTGTCTTACGAGACGGCCGCCCACCGGTTCACCAACCTGGCCACCCGCCACCTCGACATCCCGGTGCACTTCATGCGGATCTCGCGCGATGGTGTGATCTACAAGGCCTATGAGAACGACGGTGTGAGCTTCCCGCGCGATGCCACGGGTG includes these proteins:
- a CDS encoding helix-turn-helix transcriptional regulator, producing the protein MNRASSQVAPSTGRLTQPRSAVVPDESRKPAPDALTIGRRLRHVRQESGQTLGEVAESVGMSASALSLIENGKREPRLSMLTALAEALDAPLADLLATAPPSRRAALEIRLERAQRADSYQHLGLPAVKIGPRLPMEALEALVGMHEAMAAVQAERAATPEHARMANAELRERMRAADNYFGEIEAAAADLLSAIKHPGGPISRASVDRLAGHLGYSLVHISDLPGSTRTVTDMTHKRVYLPQPEAGQHDSRSLALQAIGHLVLGHQVPADYAEFLSQRVEINYFAAALLMPEQDAVARLQEAKQSKDIAIEDLRDAFAVSYETAAHRFTNLATRHLDIPVHFMRISRDGVIYKAYENDGVSFPRDATGAIEGQRVCRQWTARRVFEQPDLSQAFQAYTDTRSGTYWCTAVVDRTPEGLFSVNVGVPYQSVKWMRGRETTHRSKSRCPDPTCCMQPPADLSSRWGGHAWPSARAHSHLLAAMPPGVFPGVDDTEVYTFLERHAPTD
- the aceA gene encoding isocitrate lyase, producing the protein MTSTTETPQLSEQGLDPRSTAAAEIQKDWDTNERWKGLKRDYSAADVVKLRGSVQEEYTLARRGAEQLWTKLHTEDYVNALGALTGNQAVQQVKAGLKAIYLSGWQVAGDANLSGQTYPDQSIYPANSVPAVVRRINNALLRADQIEYAEGNKSVDEWVVPIVADAEAGFGGVLNAYELMKSMIASGASGVHWEDQLASEKKCGHLGGKVLIPTQQHVRTLNAARLAADVSDVPSLIIARTDAEAATLITTDVDDRDKPFITGERTTEGFYKVKNGIEPCIARAKAYAPYADLIWMETGTPDLELAKQFAEAVHADFPDQMLAYNCSPSFNWKKHLDDATIAKFQNELGAMGFKFQFITLAGFHALNYSMFDLAHGYAREQMKAYVELQEREFASEDRGYTATKHQREVGAGYFDAVATAIDPNSSTTALKGSTENAQF